A genomic segment from Nitrosopumilus sp. K4 encodes:
- a CDS encoding cobalamin biosynthesis protein produces the protein MIFESILVIFFAIIIDLIAGDPKNKFHPTAWIGSLIAKLTPLSKNKSDILEKIGGIFLILTATLIVISMMLLVEFGVESIPNGFLSVVISIIVGAFLLKTTIAIKGMEKHALNVVRCLERDDLPAAQDNLSMIVKRNTKNLDKNHVISGVIESISENTVDGITAPLFYFGLFGLLGAFSYRVINTADSMIGYRTNIFKNIGWFGANCDKFLNYIPSRLTALTMILSAMILKNNWKKSYQIMIRDGKKTESPNAGYPMAAIAGALEKKFEKIDHYSLGDGDFSFSNDHIKSAITLMKVTSIIFSLTIVIPMIIFLSYLGWWIHA, from the coding sequence ATGATATTCGAATCAATACTTGTTATCTTTTTTGCAATCATTATTGATCTAATTGCAGGTGATCCAAAAAATAAATTTCACCCTACGGCTTGGATTGGATCATTAATTGCTAAACTAACCCCACTTTCAAAAAACAAGTCTGATATTTTAGAAAAAATTGGCGGAATTTTCTTAATTTTAACTGCTACGTTAATTGTTATCTCTATGATGCTTTTAGTAGAGTTTGGAGTAGAATCTATCCCGAATGGTTTTCTTTCAGTAGTAATTTCTATAATTGTTGGTGCATTTTTGTTAAAGACAACAATTGCAATTAAAGGAATGGAAAAGCATGCTTTGAATGTTGTGAGATGTTTAGAACGAGATGATCTTCCTGCAGCACAAGACAACCTATCTATGATTGTAAAAAGAAATACCAAAAATTTAGACAAAAATCATGTAATTTCAGGCGTAATTGAGAGCATCAGTGAAAATACTGTAGATGGAATTACTGCTCCTTTGTTTTATTTTGGATTATTCGGACTCCTCGGTGCATTTTCATACAGGGTAATCAACACAGCAGATTCTATGATTGGTTACAGAACAAATATTTTCAAAAATATTGGGTGGTTTGGAGCCAATTGTGATAAATTTTTGAATTATATTCCATCAAGATTAACTGCTCTTACAATGATCCTTAGTGCAATGATCTTGAAAAACAATTGGAAAAAATCATACCAAATTATGATTAGAGACGGTAAAAAGACAGAGAGTCCTAATGCAGGTTATCCTATGGCTGCTATTGCAGGTGCACTTGAAAAGAAATTTGAAAAAATTGATCATTACTCTCTTGGTGATGGTGATTTTTCATTTTCAAATGATCACATAAAATCTGCAATTACATTAATGAAAGTAACTTCAATAATATTTTCACTAACTATTGTCATTCCAATGATTATATTCTTGTCTTATTTGGGGTGGTGGATTCATGCTTAA